The DNA window TTGAAGGATGCGGGGAGCACCCACGGTGGAGGCCAGGGCCGACGAGAAGGTGGCGCCCAGCAGGCCCGCGACCACCGCCGGGCCCCAGTACGCCCGGTCGATCATGATCGTATAGTTGCTCATCAGGTCCTGCGGGGATGCGGTGCGGGCCAGCCAGATGGCGATCAGGACGTAGACGACGAAGCTGACCGCAATGGCCCCGAGGGTGCCGGCGGGAATGCTACTGCGGGGATCCTCGAGTTCGCCCGACATGTTGGCGCCGGCCATGATGCCGGTCGCCGCGGGAAAGAACACCGCGAAGACGACCCAGAACGAGGTCCCGGAAAAGCCGTCCTCCGGAGAGCCCAAAAAGTCGCCCCAGAGCTGCACCTCCTCGATCGAGTACTGCATCGAGCCGGTGTAGGCGGCCACGGCGACGGAGATCAGCGATGCAATGATGATCGCCAGGATGCCGTACTGGACCCGAAAGGCCAATCCGGCACTCGCGTAGGCGATGCCGAAGATGATGATGAACGCCGTAAGGTCGACCAGCAGCGCCGGATGGTTTGGGAACATCCAGAGCCACCCTTCCCGAAACCCGAAGATGTACATCGTGACGGCCAGGGCCTGGGACAGGTAGAGAGGAATCCCGACGCTTCCCCCGACCTCAATCCCGAGGGACTGCGAAATGATGGAGTAGGCGCCGCCCGCCCCAATGCGGATGTTCGTCGTAATCGATGACATGGAAAGCGCCGTCGCCGCCGTGATGACGAAGGAGAGCCCAATGATGAGCAGTCCCCCCACGAGGCCCGCATTGCCAACAACCCACCCGGTTCGCAGATACATGATCACGCCCAAAATGGTGAGCAGCGTGGGAGTGAAAACGCCGCCGAACATGCCGTATTTTCGGTTGCTCAAGGTCGGCGTCGCGTCATCGGAGGACGGCGCCACGCTTTCCTGCGTGTCGGCTGGTTGAGAGGACGTCATGTTGGTAGCAGAGAACTGACGGGAAGCAATCGCAAAATGAAGAATGAACGGGTCTGGGGAGTGCTCCGAAACTGATCGTGGCACACGTAACCAAACCGTGGCGAAGTCGCCCGAACGCCTACTTCCTCTGGTCCGTTTGGGTACCATCTCTATCCCTTTCTCTCTTCGTTCTCACGTCCAATGAGCTGGACCAATCGTCTCGTTCACCGCGCTGACGCCACACTGAACACGCGCACCGAACCCGTTCCTGCTACTCCCGATGCCCCGCACGCTGTCGTTATTGGGGCCGGGTTCGGCGGGCTGGCCTCCGCCATTCGCCTGGGCGCCCGCGGCTTTCGGGTGACGCTCGTCGAGCGTCTGAATCAGCCCGGCGGACGCGCCCGCGTCTTCGAGCAGGACGGCTTCACGTTCGACGCCGGGCCGACGGTTGTCACTGCCCCGTTCCTCTTCGACGAGCTCTGGCAACTCTGCGGACGGGAGCGATCCGATGATGTGGAACTGGTGCCTGTCGACCCCTTCTACCTCATCCGCTTCGACGACGGCACGGCCTTCCACTACACCGGCGATCGGGAACGGATGGAGCAGGAGATTGCCCGCTTCTCGGAAGCGGACGTAGACGGCTATCGACGCTTTCTGGAGAAGAGCGAGGAGATTTTTGAGATCGGCTTCGAAGAGCTCGGGCACGTTCCCTTCGACAATCTCTCCGACATGCTTCGCATCGTGCCGGCCATGATGAAGCTGGAGAGCCACCGCACGGTGCACGGCCTGGTGTCGAAGTACATCCAGCATCCGAAGATCCGGAAGGTGCTCTCCTTCCATCCCCTGCTCGTCGGCGGCAACCCCTTTAGCACCACGTCCATCTATACCCTCATCGCCTACCTGGAGCGAAAGTGGGGCGTATGGTATGCAATGGGGGGCACCGGGGCGCTCGTAGAGGGCCTCTCCGACCTCATCGACGACCTCGGCGGCACGCAGCGCTACGGCGTGGAGGTCGAGGAGATTATGGTCGAGAACGGGCGGGCGTCGGGCGTACAGCTGGACACCGGAGAGACGGTGCCGGCGGACCTCGTGGTCTCCAACGCCGACGTGGGCTGGACCTACCGGCATCTCATCGACTCGAAGCATCGGACGACCTGGACGGACCGCAAGGTCGAGAACATGGACTATTCGATGAGCCTCTTCGTCTGGTACTTTGGCACCGATCGGCAGTACGAGGACGTGGAGCACCACACGATCGTCCTCGGCCCCCGCTACAAAGGGCTACTCGATGACATCTTCGAGAACAAAGAGCTCGCCGACGACTGCAGCCTCTATCTGCATCGGCCCACGAAGACCGATCCGTCAATGGCGCCCGACGGGCATGATGCCTTCTACGTGCTTTCGCCGGTGCCGCACCTGGAGAGTGGAGTGGACTGGC is part of the Salinibacter sp. 10B genome and encodes:
- a CDS encoding phytoene desaturase, with translation MSWTNRLVHRADATLNTRTEPVPATPDAPHAVVIGAGFGGLASAIRLGARGFRVTLVERLNQPGGRARVFEQDGFTFDAGPTVVTAPFLFDELWQLCGRERSDDVELVPVDPFYLIRFDDGTAFHYTGDRERMEQEIARFSEADVDGYRRFLEKSEEIFEIGFEELGHVPFDNLSDMLRIVPAMMKLESHRTVHGLVSKYIQHPKIRKVLSFHPLLVGGNPFSTTSIYTLIAYLERKWGVWYAMGGTGALVEGLSDLIDDLGGTQRYGVEVEEIMVENGRASGVQLDTGETVPADLVVSNADVGWTYRHLIDSKHRTTWTDRKVENMDYSMSLFVWYFGTDRQYEDVEHHTIVLGPRYKGLLDDIFENKELADDCSLYLHRPTKTDPSMAPDGHDAFYVLSPVPHLESGVDWRQQAEPYRQAVEDRLAETVLPDLGDHLVTSRMLTPQEFLDDYKSLKGAAFSVEPKLTQSAWFRPHNRSEDVEHLYFAGAGTHPGAGMPGVLSSARVLDTVVPDPEAFDVRTPADTVA